A stretch of the Chitinophagaceae bacterium genome encodes the following:
- the alaS gene encoding alanine--tRNA ligase produces the protein MNAKEIRSAFLEFFASKGHAIVPSAPIVIKNDPTLMFTNAGMNQFKDIFLGDKIPVSKRVADTQKCLRVSGKHNDLEEVGIDTYHHTMFEMLGNWSFGDYFKEESIAWAWELLTQVYQLPADRLYVTIFEGDAKEGLEKDEEAATFWKKWIAEDRIISGNKKDNFWEMGDTGPCGPCSEIHFDNRDDEERKKLEGKNLVNTGDPQVIEIWNLVFIQFNRLSNGSLQPLPANHVDTGMGFERLTRVIQQKKSNYDSDIFQPFIAFIENKSAIKYGTAEKTDVAMRVMSDHIRAIGFAIADGQLPSNTGAGYVIRRILRRAVRYYYSFLNVQTPVLFELVEILAKEFGDVFPEISKQQSFVARVIEEEESSFLKTLSDGIKRFDQYAATLKGNARMVEGKFAFELYDTFGFPIDLTQLLAAEKNITVDLPGFNTSLDEQRKRSRKAAEVVTGDWIELKKVDKIDFLGYDSLEAQSNVVKYRKQKAKDKEVFQLVLNQTPFYAESGGQLGDQGKLFFGEEEIKVLDTKKENELIIHFVNRFPKSFDESVLAKVDVVARNSIMSNHTATHLMHAALRKILGTHVQQKGSLVAPDHLRFDFSHFAKVTREELDAIETMVNQKIRENIIREVDVMPVAEAMKTGAMALFGEKYGDKVRVVTFDKNFSRELCGGTHVHSTGAIGYFKIISEAAVAAGVRRIEAITGEAAEQLIRSTFNRLETIGSLLGNAKDAEKGIQHLQEENAQLKKQVESFTAMQVQQVKEMLKKTSENIGGIQFIGAATSLNSADALKKLAYDLRNEVENLVGVFGAEADGKAHLMIIISDNLVKEKSLDAGKMIRIISKEINGGGGGQKFFASAGGTHPAGINKAIEAARDGLNATIG, from the coding sequence ATGAACGCTAAAGAAATACGCTCCGCTTTTCTTGAATTCTTTGCTTCCAAAGGTCATGCAATCGTGCCTTCGGCTCCTATTGTAATAAAGAATGATCCTACGCTGATGTTTACCAATGCAGGCATGAACCAGTTTAAAGATATTTTCCTGGGCGATAAAATTCCTGTTTCGAAACGTGTGGCAGATACTCAAAAATGTTTACGCGTATCCGGAAAACACAATGACCTCGAAGAGGTGGGTATTGATACTTATCATCATACCATGTTTGAAATGTTGGGTAACTGGTCATTCGGTGATTACTTTAAAGAAGAATCTATTGCATGGGCCTGGGAATTGCTGACTCAGGTGTATCAATTGCCTGCCGACAGATTATACGTCACCATTTTTGAAGGTGATGCGAAGGAAGGTTTAGAGAAAGATGAGGAGGCCGCAACTTTCTGGAAGAAATGGATTGCGGAGGACAGGATTATTTCAGGCAATAAGAAAGACAACTTCTGGGAAATGGGCGATACGGGTCCATGCGGCCCCTGCTCGGAAATTCATTTTGATAACCGTGATGACGAAGAAAGAAAAAAACTGGAAGGAAAAAATCTCGTGAATACCGGAGATCCGCAAGTGATAGAAATCTGGAACCTCGTTTTCATTCAATTCAATCGTCTGTCAAACGGGTCGTTGCAACCATTGCCTGCAAATCATGTAGATACAGGAATGGGCTTCGAGCGGCTGACACGTGTGATTCAGCAAAAAAAATCCAACTACGATTCTGATATCTTTCAACCGTTCATAGCGTTCATTGAAAATAAGTCAGCTATTAAATATGGCACTGCTGAAAAAACAGACGTTGCCATGCGCGTGATGAGTGATCATATACGTGCGATTGGATTTGCAATTGCAGATGGACAGTTACCGTCGAATACCGGAGCAGGTTATGTGATTCGCCGTATTCTTCGCCGTGCTGTACGTTATTATTACAGCTTTCTCAATGTGCAGACACCGGTCCTTTTCGAACTGGTGGAAATTCTTGCTAAGGAGTTCGGCGATGTTTTCCCGGAAATCAGCAAACAGCAGTCATTTGTTGCAAGAGTTATTGAAGAAGAGGAATCCTCGTTCCTGAAAACATTGTCGGATGGAATTAAACGGTTTGATCAGTATGCTGCAACATTAAAAGGCAATGCCAGGATGGTGGAAGGAAAGTTTGCTTTTGAGTTGTATGATACATTTGGTTTTCCGATCGATCTCACGCAACTACTGGCTGCAGAAAAAAACATTACCGTTGACCTTCCTGGATTCAACACGAGTTTAGATGAACAAAGAAAAAGATCAAGGAAGGCTGCTGAAGTGGTAACCGGTGATTGGATCGAGCTCAAGAAAGTTGACAAGATTGATTTTCTCGGATATGATTCACTGGAAGCTCAGTCAAATGTTGTGAAATACCGCAAGCAAAAAGCAAAAGACAAGGAAGTTTTTCAGTTGGTATTAAATCAAACACCTTTCTATGCAGAAAGTGGTGGTCAGTTGGGTGACCAGGGGAAATTATTTTTCGGGGAAGAAGAAATTAAAGTGCTTGATACCAAAAAGGAGAATGAGCTTATCATTCATTTTGTAAACAGGTTTCCAAAATCGTTTGATGAATCCGTGTTGGCAAAAGTGGATGTTGTTGCAAGAAATAGTATCATGAGCAACCACACGGCCACTCATTTAATGCATGCTGCATTACGTAAAATTCTTGGCACACATGTGCAGCAAAAAGGATCGTTGGTGGCACCTGATCATCTGCGTTTTGATTTTTCGCATTTCGCTAAAGTAACCAGGGAAGAGCTGGACGCGATTGAAACAATGGTGAATCAGAAAATAAGAGAGAATATAATTCGTGAAGTGGATGTAATGCCTGTTGCAGAAGCGATGAAAACCGGAGCGATGGCTTTATTCGGTGAGAAATACGGCGATAAAGTTCGTGTAGTCACTTTCGATAAAAATTTCTCCCGTGAATTATGCGGTGGCACCCATGTTCATTCTACCGGAGCAATTGGCTATTTCAAAATTATTTCTGAAGCAGCCGTGGCAGCAGGTGTTCGTCGCATTGAAGCAATTACCGGTGAAGCTGCGGAACAACTGATTCGTTCCACTTTCAATCGCCTGGAAACAATTGGTTCGTTACTCGGCAATGCAAAGGATGCTGAGAAAGGCATTCAACATTTACAGGAAGAAAATGCGCAGTTGAAAAAGCAGGTGGAATCATTCACTGCTATGCAGGTACAACAAGTAAAAGAAATGTTGAAAAAAACGTCAGAAAATATCGGAGGCATTCAGTTTATCGGCGCGGCTACTTCGTTGAACTCGGCTGATGCATTGAAAAAGCTTGCTTATGACTTACGAAATGAGGTAGAAAATCTGGTAGGTGTATTTGGTGCGGAAGCTGATGGAAAGGCACACCTTATGATTATTATTTCTGATAACCTCGTGAAGGAAAAATCGCTTGATGCAGGGAAAATGATCCGGATAATCAGCAAAGAAATAAATGGTGGTGGTGGTGGACAGAAATTTTTTGCTTCAGCAGGAGGCACTCATCCCGCCGGTATCAATAAAGCAATTGAAGCAGCCAGAGACGGGTTGAACGCAACAATAGGATAA
- a CDS encoding Lrp/AsnC family transcriptional regulator, which yields MNVTQAVKDVPHTELDQLDFQILSQLQQDGRKSFTDIAEQLKVSVGTVRNRVQWLTETKTLQVIGRVDPEKIGFHAYAHIFINVSPASLIIPVAEKIAKLPEVSFLAMISGNFDLEVNVMCRNNEHLIWLMNEKIHKIKGVDETSTNMYFRVFKIAQPDLNLVKTSTASNKKIKSV from the coding sequence ATGAATGTAACGCAAGCCGTTAAGGATGTTCCGCACACCGAGCTTGACCAGCTTGATTTTCAAATCCTCTCGCAGCTTCAGCAAGACGGGCGTAAATCTTTTACTGACATCGCGGAGCAGTTGAAAGTATCGGTTGGCACGGTACGCAATCGCGTTCAATGGTTAACCGAAACAAAAACGCTGCAAGTGATTGGCCGGGTTGATCCGGAAAAGATCGGATTTCATGCGTATGCACATATTTTTATCAATGTAAGTCCGGCCAGCCTGATTATTCCGGTGGCCGAGAAAATTGCAAAGCTGCCTGAAGTAAGTTTTCTCGCCATGATCTCCGGCAACTTCGATCTTGAAGTGAACGTGATGTGCCGCAATAACGAACATCTGATCTGGCTGATGAACGAAAAAATTCATAAAATAAAAGGGGTGGATGAAACATCCACCAACATGTATTTCCGCGTTTTTAAAATTGCGCAGCCCGATTTAAATCTTGTTAAGACATCAACCGCTTCCAACAAAAAAATAAAGAGCGTATGA
- a CDS encoding TonB-dependent receptor, with translation MKQFFLAKAYRLRSFRYNLFATASFSFLKKRSGGLHFKRYRQLILTVYFSLFTIAAFSQTTLKGRITDSGSEPLIGATVRWKEDPSKGTQTDEDGKFLLGVSAPNGTLVFSYIGYDDYEEAFSPVKTTFSIQLALHRELDEVIVVGYGSQKKSDITGAISSIKGKELEGLPNVNLGTSLTGKATGIYVKTPSGTPGAGLLVSVRGSENPLYVVDGIPMLSESNSSLSTSYDTQGNTTGNGQGVSSIADINPDDIASIEILKDASSASIYGARAANGVVLITTKRGAAGKTSFNVNSYTGIQSVSNKIKFMSSDQFVALVEDGRAQDLKKYEEDPLYFGEGFDPSILTNPLPESWFTGVNTDWLNEVMQTAPVSSIQLSASGGSEKNHFYISNSYFTQEGIVINSDYKRFNNRMNFDQTVNDHLSFGENFSFTYSQNQRSFNDDTYTGIVTNALGCSPLMPAYNDDGTYADYTQYQAAWLSDNPVLSANEVTATSISYRALGTVWANYAFNDKWAFKTSWSADFTYVTDDQYWSPITTDASELGGKAFNGSFKQMNWLGENILTYNTSWNDVHHLTALGGFTMQKNVSNRLGVGGQGFPIGSGLQNVSSSAIITSRIADGTAWSLVSFLGRVNYDYKSRYLFSFSIRADGSSRFGPENQYGYFPAGSVGWRISDENFFPESKVFTNLKLRFSYGLTGDQEIGDFQDVSFWSPITYNGIAGLGPRNIADASLRWQSNRKLNAGVDYELWGGKLSGSFEYYREVKYDLLSEDAVPGTSGFPSITRNAGQVLNNGWELSFNATPVRGTVTWDIGFNISYLHNEVLELTSDSLLLYAYNDLAPSHILAVGQSQGSFWGINYLGVDPETGDPMYEDLNGDGSIDDNDATIIGKALPDYYGGINTSLRWKNWGFDLNATYSIGNEVYNLIRGEYLSLGYGAEGWDAENNLYLVYSNNPEYADERWMTAGDQSDIPRASLINSNNLQNSTQNLESGSYLRLSDITLSYLIRPKNPTYINSLRLYVEMQNAFTFTKYSGFDPEVSSTGGADINTTGVDYAAYPKARTFLLGLNLSF, from the coding sequence ATGAAACAGTTTTTCCTTGCAAAAGCATACCGGCTTCGTTCATTCCGCTATAATTTATTTGCTACCGCCAGCTTCAGCTTTCTAAAAAAACGATCTGGTGGATTGCATTTCAAACGCTACCGGCAATTGATTTTAACGGTATACTTTTCCCTTTTCACCATCGCAGCTTTTTCGCAAACTACACTGAAAGGTAGAATTACCGATTCCGGGTCTGAACCTCTTATCGGTGCCACTGTGCGTTGGAAGGAAGATCCTTCGAAAGGAACGCAAACCGACGAGGATGGAAAATTTCTGCTCGGTGTTTCTGCTCCAAATGGAACATTGGTTTTCTCCTATATTGGTTACGACGATTACGAAGAAGCATTTTCACCGGTTAAAACAACATTCAGCATTCAGCTTGCCCTGCACCGGGAACTGGACGAAGTGATCGTAGTTGGTTATGGCTCACAGAAAAAAAGTGATATAACCGGAGCGATTTCTTCAATTAAAGGAAAGGAACTTGAAGGCCTTCCCAATGTCAATCTGGGTACCAGCTTAACAGGGAAAGCAACCGGCATTTATGTTAAAACACCGTCCGGCACACCAGGTGCAGGTTTGTTGGTGAGTGTGCGTGGCAGTGAAAATCCGTTGTATGTGGTGGATGGCATTCCAATGCTCAGCGAAAGTAATTCCAGTCTTTCCACTTCTTACGATACGCAGGGAAATACCACGGGCAATGGACAGGGCGTTTCTTCCATTGCAGATATAAATCCAGATGACATTGCAAGTATTGAAATATTAAAAGATGCATCTTCCGCTTCTATATATGGAGCGCGCGCAGCTAACGGTGTAGTGCTCATCACAACTAAACGTGGTGCTGCCGGAAAAACCAGTTTTAATGTGAATTCCTATACCGGAATACAAAGTGTTTCCAACAAGATAAAATTTATGAGCAGCGATCAGTTTGTTGCGTTGGTAGAAGATGGCCGTGCACAAGACCTGAAAAAATATGAAGAAGACCCGTTGTATTTCGGCGAAGGCTTCGATCCATCTATACTCACCAATCCATTACCGGAATCATGGTTTACCGGCGTAAACACTGACTGGTTGAACGAAGTAATGCAGACAGCTCCGGTGAGCAGCATTCAACTTTCTGCCAGCGGTGGTTCGGAGAAGAATCATTTTTATATCAGCAATTCTTATTTTACACAGGAAGGTATTGTCATCAACTCTGACTATAAAAGATTTAACAACAGAATGAATTTTGATCAGACAGTGAATGATCATCTTTCTTTCGGAGAAAATTTCTCTTTCACGTATTCACAGAATCAAAGAAGTTTCAACGATGATACATACACCGGAATCGTTACGAATGCATTGGGTTGTTCACCATTAATGCCTGCTTATAATGACGATGGAACATATGCTGATTATACGCAGTACCAGGCTGCATGGCTGAGCGATAATCCTGTGCTGAGTGCCAACGAAGTAACTGCAACTTCTATCAGCTATCGTGCCTTGGGAACAGTGTGGGCCAACTATGCATTCAATGACAAATGGGCTTTTAAAACTTCCTGGTCTGCTGATTTTACTTACGTTACTGATGATCAGTATTGGTCGCCCATCACCACAGATGCAAGTGAATTAGGAGGAAAAGCATTCAATGGAAGTTTCAAACAGATGAATTGGCTTGGTGAAAATATTCTCACTTACAATACATCGTGGAATGATGTGCACCATCTTACTGCACTTGGCGGATTTACGATGCAAAAAAATGTATCAAACCGACTAGGAGTTGGTGGACAAGGTTTCCCGATAGGAAGCGGATTGCAAAATGTTTCCAGCTCTGCAATCATCACTTCACGCATTGCTGATGGCACAGCCTGGTCGTTGGTTTCTTTTCTCGGAAGAGTGAACTATGATTACAAAAGCAGGTACCTTTTTAGTTTCAGCATACGCGCTGACGGTTCTTCACGGTTTGGTCCGGAAAACCAATATGGATATTTTCCGGCGGGCTCTGTTGGCTGGAGAATCAGCGATGAAAATTTCTTTCCCGAAAGCAAAGTTTTCACCAACCTGAAGCTTCGGTTCAGCTATGGTCTTACAGGTGATCAGGAGATTGGTGATTTTCAGGATGTCAGTTTCTGGTCGCCAATTACCTACAACGGCATTGCCGGATTGGGTCCGCGCAATATTGCCGATGCATCCCTTCGCTGGCAAAGCAACAGGAAGTTAAATGCGGGAGTTGATTATGAACTGTGGGGCGGAAAACTCAGTGGTTCATTTGAATACTACCGTGAAGTGAAATATGATCTTTTGAGTGAAGATGCAGTGCCCGGGACTTCCGGTTTTCCTTCCATCACACGCAATGCAGGACAAGTGCTGAACAATGGATGGGAATTAAGTTTTAATGCCACACCTGTCCGTGGTACAGTTACCTGGGATATCGGATTCAACATTTCTTATCTGCACAATGAAGTGCTTGAACTCACCAGTGATAGCCTGTTGCTGTATGCTTACAATGATCTTGCGCCATCGCACATTCTTGCTGTCGGACAATCGCAGGGATCTTTCTGGGGAATCAATTATCTCGGCGTTGATCCTGAAACCGGTGATCCGATGTATGAAGATTTAAATGGTGACGGTTCCATTGATGACAATGATGCAACTATAATTGGCAAAGCACTGCCGGATTATTATGGCGGAATAAATACCAGTTTGCGCTGGAAGAATTGGGGGTTCGATTTAAACGCTACTTATTCAATTGGCAATGAAGTGTATAATCTTATTCGTGGTGAATACCTTTCGCTCGGTTATGGTGCAGAAGGCTGGGATGCGGAAAATAATTTGTACCTGGTTTATTCCAACAATCCTGAGTATGCAGATGAGAGATGGATGACTGCAGGTGATCAATCAGATATTCCAAGAGCATCCCTCATCAATTCAAACAACCTGCAGAATTCAACACAGAATCTTGAAAGCGGTTCGTACCTGCGATTAAGCGATATCACATTGAGTTACCTGATCAGGCCTAAAAATCCAACGTACATCAATTCACTGCGGTTGTATGTTGAAATGCAAAATGCATTCACATTTACGAAGTACAGTGGCTTTGATCCGGAAGTGAGCAGCACAGGTGGAGCGGATATCAATACCACCGGCGTGGATTATGCAGCGTATCCGAAAGCAAGAACTTTTTTACTGGGTTTGAACTTAAGTTTTTAA
- a CDS encoding RagB/SusD family nutrient uptake outer membrane protein gives MNIVIRSFLIVVMLNTFSSCKKFLDIDSPNDVNSDHVITSGDGLISARIGMYNSLQSDAYYGGYFPLMIDAYSDNGAAGGYDSPQLNQFNDKSLGADNIFIDNFWVAAYNAVYTANQILANVDAIEDPSLMDEVRSDVKGEALTVRAMAHFDLLRTFGEHWDVNSNLGIPLVLDATDPLQARGRNTVQECYDAILADLNNALVLVSNDDVEAGDGSKTPAYITQYFVNGLLARVYLYMQDYENASVKAAGVINDDIFIVVNNPALIYTTKLSSESIFELQFNVQDQSQYNNLTYVRGDALRVDVSFLANENLHEFFLNRPGDVRAASVDFDPEHNDGSIQPDGRTEKYRGEETKDNSAYIMRISEMYLIAAEAKGVSGGGVDDLNALRHNRGLGDLFPEDFDTPEAFMNTVQDERRAELNFEGHRYFDLARIGKVSEVIGESVLPVFPIPVNQITASGGAITQYPGY, from the coding sequence ATGAATATTGTAATCAGAAGTTTCCTTATTGTTGTGATGCTCAACACATTTTCTTCCTGCAAAAAATTCCTCGACATTGATTCGCCCAACGATGTGAACAGCGACCATGTGATCACCAGTGGTGACGGACTGATCTCTGCCAGGATAGGTATGTACAACAGTTTGCAAAGCGACGCCTACTACGGCGGCTATTTTCCATTGATGATTGATGCTTACAGCGATAACGGCGCGGCAGGCGGATACGATTCCCCACAACTAAATCAGTTCAATGATAAATCACTCGGAGCTGATAATATTTTCATAGATAACTTCTGGGTTGCTGCTTACAATGCTGTTTATACTGCCAATCAAATCCTTGCGAACGTTGATGCCATTGAAGACCCATCTTTGATGGATGAGGTCCGCAGCGATGTGAAAGGAGAAGCACTTACCGTTCGTGCAATGGCGCACTTCGATTTGCTTCGCACTTTCGGAGAGCATTGGGATGTGAATTCGAACCTTGGAATTCCATTGGTGCTTGACGCCACTGATCCGCTGCAGGCACGTGGAAGAAATACTGTTCAGGAATGTTACGATGCTATTCTTGCCGACTTAAACAATGCATTGGTCCTTGTTTCAAATGATGATGTGGAGGCAGGCGATGGAAGCAAGACACCCGCGTACATCACTCAATATTTTGTGAATGGTTTATTGGCCCGGGTTTATTTGTACATGCAGGATTATGAAAATGCATCGGTAAAAGCAGCAGGAGTTATTAACGATGATATTTTCATAGTGGTCAATAATCCTGCATTGATCTATACAACCAAACTGAGTAGTGAAAGTATTTTTGAATTGCAATTTAACGTGCAGGATCAGAGTCAGTACAATAACCTTACTTATGTGCGGGGTGATGCTTTACGCGTTGATGTCTCTTTCCTCGCAAATGAAAATCTCCATGAATTTTTTCTCAATCGTCCCGGTGATGTTCGTGCAGCTTCTGTTGACTTTGATCCTGAACACAATGATGGAAGTATTCAACCGGATGGCAGAACGGAAAAATACCGTGGAGAAGAAACGAAAGATAATTCTGCATACATCATGCGGATTTCAGAAATGTATTTGATTGCCGCGGAAGCAAAAGGAGTGAGTGGAGGAGGAGTAGATGACTTGAATGCACTTCGCCACAACCGTGGCCTTGGAGATTTATTTCCTGAAGATTTTGATACACCAGAAGCTTTTATGAACACGGTGCAGGATGAACGCAGGGCGGAATTGAATTTTGAAGGTCATCGCTATTTCGATCTTGCAAGAATAGGAAAGGTGAGTGAAGTGATTGGTGAAAGTGTGCTGCCTGTTTTTCCGATTCCTGTAAATCAAATCACGGCAAGCGGTGGAGCAATTACGCAATATCCCGGATACTGA
- a CDS encoding NAD-dependent succinate-semialdehyde dehydrogenase, which produces MYRTFKSINPFDQSIIAEHALMSEQQLQQALQLSGHAFESWKKTGFEARNQLVQHIAAQLRLNKEKFARSISLEMGKILSESRIEIEKCAVTCEYYARHGKEYMKDESITIDAKKALIAFQPIGAIFGIMPWNFPFWQVIRAAMPTILAGNVFLLKHAPNVSMCSKEIETLFLEAGFPQGVFQSLIVDIDVTEKIISHEIVQGVTLTGSEFAGSSVAALAGKHIKKSVLELGGSDPLIVLDDADFESAAKVALQSRMQNAGQSCIASKRFIVLEKGRDEFVQKLFDGVKKLKQGNQLEETTTTGPMARVDLSEKLETQQKNSVKNGARILIGGNRDQANFQPTILTDVQPGIPAFDEEMFGPVAAIISVKDEADAIRLANKNRYGLGASIWTRDLERGERIAREINSGAVFINALVKSDARYPFGGVKKSGYGRELGKYGMHEFVNAKTIYIDQ; this is translated from the coding sequence ATGTATAGAACTTTTAAATCCATCAACCCATTTGATCAATCCATCATTGCAGAGCATGCATTAATGAGTGAACAACAATTGCAGCAAGCTTTGCAATTGTCAGGACATGCTTTTGAAAGCTGGAAGAAGACAGGGTTTGAAGCGCGTAATCAATTGGTTCAGCATATTGCAGCGCAATTGAGATTGAATAAAGAAAAGTTTGCGCGTTCCATTTCATTGGAGATGGGAAAAATTCTGAGCGAGTCGCGGATTGAGATAGAAAAATGTGCTGTCACCTGTGAGTACTATGCCCGGCATGGTAAAGAATATATGAAAGATGAAAGCATAACAATTGATGCAAAGAAAGCATTGATTGCCTTTCAACCCATTGGTGCAATCTTCGGCATCATGCCCTGGAATTTTCCGTTCTGGCAGGTGATCCGTGCTGCAATGCCCACCATATTAGCCGGAAATGTTTTCCTGTTGAAACATGCACCCAATGTTTCAATGTGTTCCAAAGAAATTGAAACGCTTTTCCTGGAAGCTGGATTTCCTCAAGGTGTTTTCCAATCACTGATCGTGGATATTGATGTAACAGAGAAAATTATTTCTCATGAGATTGTTCAGGGTGTAACCTTAACAGGAAGTGAATTTGCGGGATCAAGTGTTGCGGCATTGGCTGGTAAGCACATAAAGAAATCTGTGCTGGAGTTAGGAGGAAGCGATCCGTTGATCGTGCTTGATGATGCGGATTTCGAAAGCGCTGCAAAAGTCGCTTTGCAATCGCGCATGCAAAATGCCGGTCAGTCATGTATTGCATCGAAACGTTTTATTGTGTTGGAAAAAGGAAGAGATGAATTTGTACAGAAGCTATTTGATGGAGTAAAGAAATTAAAACAGGGAAATCAATTGGAAGAAACAACCACAACGGGTCCGATGGCTCGTGTTGACCTTTCAGAGAAATTGGAAACGCAACAAAAGAATTCTGTAAAAAATGGAGCTCGCATATTAATCGGAGGAAATCGTGACCAAGCCAATTTTCAACCGACTATTCTAACAGATGTGCAACCCGGAATTCCGGCTTTCGATGAAGAAATGTTCGGACCCGTTGCGGCAATTATTTCCGTGAAGGACGAAGCAGATGCAATTCGGCTCGCAAATAAAAACCGCTATGGTCTTGGTGCTTCTATCTGGACAAGAGATTTAGAGCGCGGGGAACGGATAGCGCGCGAAATAAATTCAGGCGCTGTCTTTATCAATGCATTGGTGAAAAGCGATGCACGTTATCCATTTGGCGGCGTAAAAAAATCAGGTTACGGAAGAGAATTGGGAAAATACGGCATGCATGAATTCGTAAATGCAAAAACCATTTACATCGACCAATAA